The Deltaproteobacteria bacterium genome has a window encoding:
- a CDS encoding BamA/TamA family outer membrane protein encodes MTRGRFAITLCLVLASGVARADPDGGAGDEGESAPPISLSTGQLTVTEVQVHLPSRISTLQQVMARGMVGVKAGDVLSRDAVRDTIDRLMATGEYADVIVYQEPRPGGVALRFELVPQKKLVAFSFLGANPERRASLNAVALQALGELAGRRDVSLPTPFFPEQLERLRSAVAREYQDRGYQNAHVSVRAEDENDTDVTVNFNIDEGSPTRIAGISVAGEPRLAPEELQAALNLKLGDVLDRDAVEAGVKKLREAYQKQHFYRAQVGQWVATQVRGGDEALLQLPVEAGPEIRFHFHGNTHFDDRVLVARLGFSAEETLDDTEEERMANRVRDFYVLSGFLDAQVQPEEVWSPDRSKMVLIFDVDEGEPLIVERVQFVGNAHFSNNFLVDRVHESLREAVPGPDDQGAPSLEEGELALTPSEPRSGALAYRADPDTVFAEGPYKDALGRIVDLYKADGFTQVRVDLPSIDIDERTRKAVVTVPVTEGPRTVVAHITLDAPDAGLDTHELLSNAPLKVGGPYNSADEENTRLVIAHQLQSQGYLFAKVKTEPPRGSADRTAVDVGFKVDPLGPLVHVRSVIIRGNENTREGVIRAGIALKPGDLFDQSKVDESERNLGALGVFTRVEVHALDPDHPEAEKDLVVDVDERPRTEIVVAPGGSLVDGPRLGLEIDRYNVGGLGLDATLQAKVNYFQLSYPVISGLVPTNPNDIPDPTQRLLAKWGGHVDLGLRDPRVFLFQPAQVAAHLDLLAEEINRPAYRYNREAALLGFDWQVNRWLSVNLLNTVESFSVYHQQLGPEVISNLNSNDLKIFFIQDGTTQLFSVLPGFTVDFRDNAANPHFGFFFTANAEVAHSLFADPDPNCDPTQPSAKCRISYIKPSATATVYLPMGRRATLALSARLGRIYQLGNAAGVQQDIPAPKRFFLGGPTTLRGYPVDGLTPADERQAFENDVTNCRRLVSPHGCAEDAVIINQGSLLPSQGGQAFVLYKVELRFPISGSIEGAIFADAGNLWFDPANASLVNLQLTPGVGLRYGTPVGPLALDVAMNPFPDEKLNETVFSTSYVQFSIGLF; translated from the coding sequence ATGACGCGCGGGCGCTTCGCCATCACGCTTTGCCTGGTGCTCGCCTCCGGCGTGGCCCGCGCCGACCCCGACGGCGGCGCCGGCGACGAGGGCGAGAGCGCTCCGCCCATCTCGCTCAGCACCGGCCAGCTCACGGTCACCGAGGTGCAGGTTCACCTGCCTTCGCGCATCAGCACCCTGCAGCAGGTGATGGCCCGGGGCATGGTGGGCGTGAAGGCGGGCGACGTGCTCTCGCGCGATGCCGTGCGCGACACCATCGATCGCTTGATGGCCACCGGCGAGTACGCCGACGTGATCGTCTACCAGGAGCCGCGGCCCGGAGGCGTGGCCCTGCGCTTCGAGCTGGTGCCGCAGAAGAAGCTGGTGGCCTTCAGCTTCCTGGGCGCAAATCCGGAAAGGCGCGCGAGCCTGAACGCGGTCGCGCTCCAGGCGCTGGGCGAGCTCGCCGGCCGCCGCGACGTGAGCCTGCCCACGCCCTTCTTCCCCGAGCAGCTCGAGCGGCTGCGCTCGGCCGTGGCCCGCGAGTACCAGGACCGCGGCTACCAGAACGCGCATGTGAGCGTCCGTGCCGAGGACGAGAACGACACCGACGTCACCGTGAACTTCAACATCGACGAGGGCAGTCCCACGCGCATCGCGGGCATCAGCGTCGCCGGCGAGCCGCGCCTCGCGCCCGAGGAGCTGCAGGCCGCGCTGAATCTGAAGCTGGGCGACGTGCTCGATCGCGACGCGGTGGAGGCGGGCGTGAAGAAGCTCCGCGAGGCCTACCAGAAACAACACTTCTACCGCGCCCAGGTGGGCCAGTGGGTGGCCACGCAGGTCCGCGGAGGCGACGAGGCGCTGTTGCAGCTCCCGGTGGAGGCCGGCCCGGAGATCCGCTTCCACTTCCACGGCAACACGCACTTCGACGACCGGGTGCTGGTGGCCCGCCTCGGCTTCTCGGCCGAAGAGACGCTCGACGACACCGAAGAAGAGCGCATGGCCAACCGCGTGCGCGACTTCTACGTGCTCAGCGGCTTCCTCGACGCGCAGGTGCAGCCCGAAGAGGTCTGGAGCCCGGACCGCTCGAAGATGGTGCTCATCTTCGACGTGGACGAGGGCGAGCCGCTCATCGTGGAGCGCGTGCAGTTCGTAGGGAACGCGCACTTCAGCAACAACTTCCTCGTGGACCGCGTGCACGAGAGCCTGCGCGAGGCCGTGCCGGGCCCGGACGATCAAGGCGCGCCGTCGCTGGAGGAGGGCGAGCTCGCGCTCACGCCCAGCGAGCCGCGCAGCGGCGCTCTGGCCTACCGCGCGGATCCGGACACCGTGTTCGCCGAGGGCCCGTACAAAGACGCGCTCGGCCGCATCGTGGACCTCTACAAGGCCGACGGCTTCACCCAGGTCCGCGTGGACCTGCCCAGCATCGACATCGACGAGCGCACGCGCAAAGCGGTGGTCACGGTGCCCGTTACCGAGGGCCCGCGCACGGTGGTCGCGCACATCACCCTCGACGCGCCGGACGCCGGGCTCGACACGCACGAGCTGCTCTCGAACGCGCCGCTCAAGGTGGGCGGGCCGTACAACTCGGCGGACGAGGAGAACACGCGCCTGGTGATCGCCCACCAGCTCCAGTCGCAGGGCTACCTCTTCGCCAAGGTGAAGACGGAGCCGCCGCGCGGCAGCGCCGATCGCACCGCGGTGGACGTGGGCTTCAAGGTGGATCCGCTCGGGCCGCTGGTGCACGTGCGCTCGGTGATCATCCGCGGCAACGAGAATACCCGCGAGGGCGTGATCCGCGCGGGCATCGCGCTCAAGCCGGGCGATCTCTTCGACCAGTCGAAGGTGGATGAGTCGGAGCGCAACCTGGGCGCGCTGGGCGTCTTCACGCGCGTGGAGGTGCACGCGCTGGATCCGGATCACCCCGAGGCCGAGAAGGACCTCGTGGTCGACGTGGACGAGCGGCCGCGCACGGAGATCGTGGTCGCGCCCGGCGGATCGCTCGTCGACGGTCCGCGGCTCGGCCTGGAGATCGATCGCTACAACGTGGGAGGCCTCGGCCTCGACGCCACGCTGCAGGCCAAGGTGAACTACTTCCAGCTCAGCTACCCGGTGATCAGCGGGCTCGTCCCCACCAACCCCAACGACATCCCGGATCCCACGCAGCGCCTCTTGGCGAAGTGGGGCGGCCACGTCGACCTGGGCCTGCGCGATCCGCGCGTCTTCCTCTTCCAGCCCGCGCAGGTGGCGGCGCACCTCGATCTGCTCGCCGAAGAGATCAACCGTCCGGCATACCGGTACAACCGCGAGGCGGCGCTGCTCGGCTTCGACTGGCAGGTCAATCGCTGGCTGAGCGTGAACCTGCTCAACACGGTGGAGAGCTTCTCCGTGTACCACCAGCAGCTCGGGCCCGAGGTGATCAGCAACCTCAACTCGAACGACCTGAAGATCTTCTTCATCCAGGACGGCACCACCCAGCTCTTCAGCGTGCTCCCCGGCTTCACCGTCGACTTCCGCGACAACGCCGCCAACCCGCACTTCGGCTTCTTCTTCACCGCCAACGCGGAGGTCGCACACAGCCTGTTCGCGGATCCGGATCCGAACTGCGACCCCACCCAGCCCAGCGCGAAGTGCCGCATCTCGTACATCAAGCCCTCGGCCACGGCGACGGTGTACCTGCCCATGGGCCGCCGCGCGACGCTGGCGCTCTCGGCGCGCCTGGGGCGCATCTACCAGCTCGGCAACGCGGCCGGCGTCCAGCAGGACATCCCCGCGCCCAAGCGGTTCTTCCTCGGCGGCCCCACCACGCTGCGCGGCTACCCGGTGGACGGCCTCACGCCGGCCGATGAGCGCCAGGCCTTCGAGAACGACGTCACCAACTGCCGCCGCCTGGTGTCGCCGCATGGCTGCGCCGAGGACGCCGTGATCATCAACCAGGGCTCGCTGTTGCCGAGCCAGGGCGGTCAGGCGTTCGTGCTCTACAAGGTCGAGCTGCGCTTCCCCATCAGCGGGAGCATCGAGGGCGCCATCTTCGCCGACGCGGGCAACCTCTGGTTCGATCCCGCGAACGCGTCGCTGGTGAATCTACAGCTCACGCCGGGCGTGGGCCTGCGCTACGGCACGCCCGTGGGCCCGCTCGCGCTCGATGTGGCCATGAACCCGTTCCCCGACGAGAAGCTGAACGAGACGGTCTTCAGCACCAGCTACGTGCAGTTCTCGATCGGGTTGTTCTGA
- a CDS encoding acyl-CoA dehydrogenase family protein, with amino-acid sequence MHFALTDEQKALQETARKFAREVVRPKAAHYDETAEFPRELIAKGWELGLMNMAIPQEAGGLGLPHLDQAIVSEETSWGCAGVATSMVANDLALLPIILGGTKEQWDRFCRPFTEQLKFASFCLTEPGAGSDVAGMSTTIRREGDEYVLNGAKCFITNGGVADQYTVFATLDRKLKHKGITCIVVEGRPKGMTVGRHENKMGQRASNTVALTFEDVRVPVKNRIGEEGEGWKIAMSTLDNSRPLTAMFSIGIARAAMEHAIDYAKQRQQFGKPIAEFQAIQFMIADMAMNIEAARGMAYKSAWLLDVGERNTLVSSYAKSFAADMAMKVTTDAVQVYGGYGYIKDYPVEKLMRDAKLIQIYEGTSQVQRLVIARELLK; translated from the coding sequence ATGCACTTCGCCCTCACCGACGAGCAGAAGGCCCTGCAGGAGACCGCGCGCAAGTTCGCGCGCGAGGTGGTCCGCCCCAAGGCCGCCCACTACGACGAGACCGCCGAGTTCCCGCGCGAGCTCATCGCCAAGGGCTGGGAGCTGGGGCTGATGAACATGGCCATCCCCCAGGAGGCCGGCGGGCTGGGCTTGCCCCATCTGGATCAGGCCATCGTGAGCGAAGAGACCTCGTGGGGCTGCGCGGGCGTGGCCACGTCGATGGTGGCCAACGACCTCGCCCTGCTGCCGATCATCCTCGGCGGCACCAAGGAGCAGTGGGACCGCTTCTGCCGGCCGTTCACCGAGCAGCTCAAGTTCGCCAGCTTCTGCCTCACCGAGCCCGGTGCCGGCAGCGACGTGGCCGGCATGAGCACCACGATCCGCCGCGAGGGCGACGAGTACGTGCTCAACGGCGCCAAGTGCTTCATCACCAACGGCGGCGTGGCGGATCAGTACACCGTCTTCGCCACGCTCGACCGTAAGCTCAAGCACAAGGGCATCACCTGCATCGTCGTCGAGGGCCGGCCCAAGGGCATGACCGTGGGCCGCCACGAGAACAAGATGGGCCAGCGGGCCTCGAACACCGTGGCGCTCACGTTCGAAGACGTGCGCGTGCCGGTGAAGAACCGCATCGGCGAAGAGGGCGAGGGCTGGAAGATCGCCATGTCGACGCTGGACAACTCACGCCCGCTCACGGCCATGTTCTCCATCGGCATCGCGCGCGCGGCGATGGAGCACGCCATCGACTACGCCAAGCAGCGCCAGCAGTTCGGCAAGCCCATCGCCGAGTTCCAGGCCATCCAGTTCATGATCGCCGACATGGCCATGAACATCGAAGCCGCGCGCGGCATGGCCTACAAGAGCGCCTGGCTGCTCGACGTGGGCGAGCGCAACACGCTCGTCTCCAGCTACGCCAAGAGCTTCGCGGCCGACATGGCCATGAAGGTCACCACCGACGCGGTGCAGGTGTACGGCGGGTACGGCTACATCAAGGACTACCCGGTCGAGAAGCTCATGCGCGACGCCAAGCTCATCCAGATCTACGAGGGCACCAGCCAGGTGCAGCGCCTGGTGATCGCCCGCGAGCTCTTGAAGTAG
- a CDS encoding Ig-like domain-containing protein yields MRRIVGLGVALAALVAVGCSSKPSKFDQSATGGNAAGNGAGTGTTSAGGSSGSSGSSGTTGAVDAGPCADPNATLSVIAAPTTLANPGGSLPSSGNFSVIAKDGAGNPLSDCSVAFRESPADTSTLIVAATPDVATDGAGTATTVLNSTQNVGTAHVTATMGTATTSITIQVGPQGDGGNQSGCSGDLSTATLAVFSMNPNSLGVQGGTLPTSANLQMIAKYANGAAATGCTVTFAEQSGESLVAINPGSAAVDGSGLAATAITSGQSAGTAHIVATLGGTITTVVPITIGTGSGVDAGPPTPNAIQFVAETPNSPPILGIAGSGINEQGSMTFKVTDQTGLAIQGVTVAFGQLTSTQFVTITTPTGATDNSGQVTVSFHSGSTVGIADISATVLDVNGNPTTVVASQQIPVRGARPSASGFSFQCSKDNLPVYTTTAKLETVICHIRLSDRFGNRVGIPTPVTFHTEAGAISASVLTAQFDSTNPSTEGTADVTFTSDVVNGFSPADVAPVPGEPSYTKNGAVLNPRDQLVTIIAITQGEEAFNDSNGNNIFEPQLGETFVDMGDPFIDANDDNLYDAVSTGGAPEQRFCGSQNVPGGLDGGACPGASYSYGNGVWDQNGTIWTSTHLVFTGLATASNTDPFGVTDLANCIPYGGGSETIGIYAYDQWLNLPASGTTYIAGLLGSPSNVAIQPALISNQDSLGTIGLGYKQVAASDGGSCNTSNGSACVVNTYFTGFSRDSVGTLTFTNSNSAPDGGGTCAQNAQALNAQVTATTPNSGTGAALTTNFQAGSFLH; encoded by the coding sequence ATGCGTCGCATCGTGGGACTCGGTGTTGCGCTCGCGGCGTTGGTGGCCGTCGGGTGTTCGTCGAAGCCAAGCAAGTTTGATCAGAGCGCCACCGGCGGAAACGCTGCGGGTAATGGCGCCGGCACAGGCACGACCTCCGCGGGAGGATCTTCGGGATCGAGCGGGTCGAGCGGGACGACCGGCGCCGTCGATGCGGGCCCGTGCGCGGATCCGAACGCGACCCTCTCCGTGATCGCCGCACCCACCACGCTCGCCAATCCCGGCGGCTCCCTCCCGAGCTCGGGCAACTTCTCGGTGATCGCCAAGGACGGCGCGGGCAACCCGCTTTCGGACTGCAGCGTGGCCTTCCGGGAGTCCCCCGCTGACACCAGCACGCTCATCGTGGCCGCCACTCCCGACGTCGCCACCGACGGCGCCGGCACCGCGACCACGGTGCTCAACTCGACCCAGAACGTGGGTACCGCTCACGTGACCGCCACCATGGGAACGGCGACCACCTCCATCACCATCCAGGTCGGTCCTCAAGGCGATGGCGGCAACCAGTCGGGCTGCAGCGGCGACCTCAGCACGGCCACCCTCGCCGTGTTCAGCATGAACCCCAACAGCCTCGGCGTTCAGGGCGGGACTCTGCCCACTTCGGCCAATCTTCAGATGATCGCCAAGTACGCCAACGGCGCTGCTGCCACCGGCTGCACGGTGACGTTTGCTGAGCAGTCCGGAGAGTCGCTGGTCGCGATCAACCCTGGCAGCGCCGCCGTCGACGGCTCCGGTCTGGCGGCCACCGCGATCACCAGCGGCCAGAGCGCGGGCACCGCGCACATCGTGGCCACCCTGGGCGGCACGATCACCACGGTGGTGCCGATCACCATCGGCACTGGCTCGGGCGTGGACGCAGGCCCGCCCACCCCCAACGCCATCCAGTTCGTTGCCGAGACGCCGAACAGCCCGCCCATCCTCGGCATCGCCGGCTCGGGTATCAATGAGCAGGGCTCGATGACGTTCAAGGTCACGGACCAGACCGGCCTGGCGATTCAGGGCGTCACCGTGGCGTTTGGTCAGCTCACCTCGACGCAATTCGTGACGATCACCACGCCCACTGGCGCGACCGACAACTCCGGTCAGGTCACGGTCTCCTTCCACAGCGGAAGCACGGTGGGGATTGCGGACATCTCGGCGACGGTGCTGGACGTCAATGGCAATCCGACGACGGTGGTGGCGAGCCAGCAGATTCCGGTGCGCGGTGCGCGTCCGTCGGCGAGCGGCTTCTCCTTCCAGTGCTCGAAGGACAACCTGCCCGTCTACACCACCACGGCGAAGCTCGAGACCGTGATTTGCCACATTCGCCTCTCGGATCGCTTCGGCAACCGTGTGGGCATTCCCACCCCGGTCACGTTCCACACCGAGGCCGGCGCGATCTCGGCCAGCGTGCTCACGGCGCAGTTCGACTCCACCAACCCCTCCACGGAAGGTACCGCGGACGTCACCTTCACCTCGGACGTGGTGAACGGATTCTCCCCCGCAGACGTCGCCCCCGTTCCGGGCGAGCCGTCGTACACGAAGAACGGCGCCGTTCTGAATCCGCGTGATCAGCTCGTGACCATCATCGCCATCACCCAGGGTGAAGAGGCGTTCAACGACTCGAACGGCAACAACATCTTCGAGCCTCAACTCGGCGAGACGTTCGTTGACATGGGCGACCCGTTCATCGACGCCAACGATGACAACCTCTATGACGCCGTTTCCACGGGTGGGGCTCCCGAGCAGCGGTTCTGCGGCAGTCAGAACGTGCCTGGGGGCCTCGACGGCGGTGCCTGCCCCGGCGCGAGCTACAGCTACGGCAACGGCGTCTGGGACCAGAACGGCACCATCTGGACCTCGACGCACCTGGTGTTCACGGGTTTAGCGACCGCCTCCAACACCGATCCCTTCGGTGTCACGGACCTCGCGAACTGCATCCCCTACGGCGGCGGGTCGGAGACCATTGGCATCTATGCCTACGACCAATGGCTCAATCTGCCCGCGTCGGGCACCACGTACATCGCTGGGCTGCTCGGTTCCCCTTCCAACGTTGCGATTCAGCCGGCTCTGATCAGCAATCAGGACAGCCTGGGTACCATCGGCCTCGGCTACAAGCAGGTGGCGGCGTCGGACGGAGGTTCGTGCAACACGAGCAACGGCTCGGCCTGCGTGGTGAACACCTATTTCACGGGCTTCTCGCGCGACAGCGTCGGGACGCTCACCTTCACCAACAGCAATTCGGCACCGGATGGCGGTGGCACCTGCGCGCAGAATGCTCAGGCGCTCAACGCGCAGGTCACGGCCACCACGCCGAATTCGGGTACCGGTGCCGCGCTGACCACGAACTTCCAGGCGGGCTCCTTCCTGCACTAG
- a CDS encoding KpsF/GutQ family sugar-phosphate isomerase, translating into MVKPRAAKAGKSASRPRSPRKLVAVGKVHPDLLYARQVIQTEAQAIANVAARLDEAFVRAAAAIAECQGRIVVTGMGKAGFLAQRLSAILASVGIPSLYLHPADAVHGDLGRVARGDLLIAISNSGATDEVLRLLPALSHLGVTLMVLTGRRHSPLAKAAHHLLDIGPLDEACPLGMVPTASSAALHALGDALAMTVSRNRNLSTEEYARLHPGGSLGRSMVRVREVMREGESNPLVREDAPLSAAIVTMTNTRGRPGCAVVTDKAGRLAGIFTDGDLRRLIEGGQLDLATPVGKVMNARPVTVGPDDRVVDAADLLRARAIDQVAVVDGSRRPVGLLDVQDLLAARFVE; encoded by the coding sequence ATGGTCAAGCCCCGCGCCGCCAAGGCCGGCAAGTCCGCTTCGCGTCCGCGCTCGCCGCGCAAGCTGGTCGCCGTGGGCAAGGTCCATCCGGATCTCCTCTACGCGCGCCAGGTGATCCAGACCGAGGCCCAGGCCATCGCCAACGTGGCCGCGCGGCTCGACGAGGCCTTCGTGCGCGCGGCCGCCGCCATCGCCGAGTGCCAGGGCCGGATCGTCGTCACCGGCATGGGCAAGGCGGGCTTTCTGGCCCAGCGCCTCTCCGCGATCCTCGCGAGCGTGGGCATCCCCTCGCTCTACCTGCACCCGGCCGACGCGGTGCACGGCGACCTCGGCCGCGTGGCCCGCGGCGACCTGCTCATCGCCATCTCCAACTCCGGCGCCACCGACGAGGTGCTGCGCCTCCTGCCCGCGCTCTCGCACCTGGGCGTGACGCTCATGGTGCTCACCGGCCGCCGGCACTCGCCGCTCGCCAAGGCCGCGCACCACCTGCTCGACATCGGCCCGCTCGACGAAGCGTGCCCCCTGGGCATGGTGCCGACCGCTTCCAGCGCCGCGCTCCACGCGCTCGGCGACGCGCTGGCGATGACGGTGTCGCGCAATCGCAACCTGTCGACCGAGGAGTACGCGCGGCTGCACCCGGGCGGCTCGCTGGGCCGGTCGATGGTGCGGGTGCGCGAGGTGATGCGCGAGGGCGAGTCCAACCCGCTCGTGCGCGAGGACGCGCCGCTCTCGGCCGCCATCGTCACCATGACCAACACCCGCGGCCGTCCAGGCTGCGCGGTGGTCACCGACAAGGCCGGCCGGCTGGCGGGCATCTTCACCGACGGCGATCTGCGGCGGCTCATCGAGGGCGGCCAGCTCGACCTGGCCACGCCGGTGGGCAAGGTGATGAACGCGCGCCCGGTGACGGTGGGCCCCGACGATCGCGTGGTCGACGCGGCGGATCTGTTGCGCGCGCGCGCGATCGATCAGGTGGCGGTGGTCGACGGCTCGCGGCGCCCGGTGGGCCTGCTCGACGTGCAGGACCTGCTCGCCGCCCGCTTCGTGGAGTGA
- a CDS encoding PqqD family peptide modification chaperone → MAASPDDHLHHFVEEDESPSHTAERVVELADGSRTVAQIASTIVEEFEGATLEQVQDDVRAFVGAMVAKQVLVLHDHPL, encoded by the coding sequence ATGGCCGCTTCACCCGACGATCACCTGCACCACTTCGTCGAAGAGGACGAGTCGCCCTCGCACACCGCGGAGCGCGTGGTGGAGCTGGCCGACGGCTCCCGCACGGTGGCGCAGATCGCCTCGACGATTGTCGAGGAGTTCGAGGGGGCGACGCTGGAGCAGGTTCAAGACGACGTCCGCGCGTTCGTGGGCGCCATGGTGGCCAAGCAAGTGCTGGTGTTGCACGACCACCCGCTGTAG